In Syntrophales bacterium, a single window of DNA contains:
- a CDS encoding SagB/ThcOx family dehydrogenase — protein sequence MKGSGRWVLAAAIVMFLAGAAGAEEKKSISLLKPQMDSGRLLMHVLKERKSSRSFSKAKLPIRVLSGLLWAANGVNRPGTDGRTVPSARNMQEVDVYVALPKGVYLYDGKNHILNLVSERDIRALTGTQPYVRDAALNLVFVSDGRRMEGVAPEERDLLSSVTAGAMAENVYLYCASEGLATVVRASIDRSTLAAAMGLRPEQKILLAQSVGYPRK from the coding sequence ATGAAGGGTTCCGGGCGATGGGTCCTTGCCGCCGCGATCGTCATGTTCCTGGCCGGTGCAGCCGGGGCCGAGGAGAAAAAGTCGATATCCCTGCTCAAGCCCCAGATGGACAGCGGACGGCTCCTCATGCACGTCCTGAAGGAGCGCAAATCTTCCCGGTCTTTCAGCAAGGCAAAACTTCCCATCCGCGTTCTTTCCGGACTCCTGTGGGCCGCCAACGGCGTCAACCGTCCGGGTACGGACGGCAGAACGGTCCCGTCGGCCAGAAACATGCAGGAAGTGGACGTCTACGTGGCGCTTCCCAAGGGGGTTTACCTGTATGACGGGAAGAACCATATCCTGAACCTCGTGTCGGAACGGGACATCCGGGCTCTCACGGGTACGCAGCCGTATGTCAGGGATGCCGCCCTAAACCTCGTCTTTGTGTCCGACGGCCGGAGAATGGAAGGCGTGGCACCGGAGGAACGCGATCTGCTCTCTTCCGTAACAGCCGGCGCCATGGCCGAGAACGTCTATCTGTATTGCGCTTCCGAGGGACTGGCCACGGTCGTCCGGGCCTCCATCGATCGCTCCACCCTGGCCGCGGCCATGGGGTTGCGACCAGAACAGAAGATCCTGCTTGCCCAGTCCGTCGGATATCCCCGGAAATGA
- a CDS encoding MBL fold metallo-hydrolase has protein sequence MRFSEDVYTYEWTDYFDNNCNSFYIGGEVGALIDPGLSRYVPQLLEQMRLDGIDPDDIRYIVNTHSHPDHFEGSSFFAGSKVKIALHQKEIEFLNGPGVQLYSLFGMPRPRTQIDLPLDGEELVLGGETFQVLLLPGHSPGSIGLYSPERRIVFCGDVIFEQNVGRTDFPGGDGALLKKSIRSLAGLDLDALLPGHMGIVDGAEAVKRNFEIVIRNVFPYI, from the coding sequence ATGCGATTTTCCGAGGATGTTTACACGTACGAGTGGACCGACTATTTCGACAATAATTGCAACAGTTTCTACATCGGCGGCGAGGTCGGGGCCCTCATCGATCCCGGCCTGTCCCGCTACGTTCCCCAGCTCCTGGAGCAGATGCGCCTGGACGGGATCGATCCGGACGACATCCGGTACATCGTCAACACCCACTCCCACCCGGACCATTTCGAGGGTTCGTCGTTCTTTGCCGGATCGAAGGTGAAGATCGCCCTGCACCAGAAGGAGATCGAATTCCTGAACGGCCCCGGCGTGCAGCTCTATTCCCTCTTCGGGATGCCGCGGCCCCGGACTCAGATCGATCTGCCGCTGGACGGCGAGGAGTTGGTCCTGGGCGGGGAAACGTTCCAGGTACTCCTCCTGCCGGGGCACTCGCCCGGATCCATCGGCCTCTACAGCCCGGAGCGCAGGATCGTCTTCTGTGGCGACGTGATTTTCGAGCAGAACGTCGGACGCACCGATTTCCCCGGCGGCGACGGGGCTCTCCTGAAAAAGAGCATTCGCTCCCTGGCGGGACTGGATCTGGATGCCCTCCTGCCCGGGCACATGGGCATCGTGGACGGGGCGGAGGCGGTCAAGCGGAACTTCGAGATCGTGATCCGGAACGTGTTTCCTTACATTTGA
- a CDS encoding class I SAM-dependent methyltransferase, with translation MLNHFDWIAFAYDRLLGKPDINRLKRLLRLPAPGWLLDAGGGTGRVAFHLRPWTGGVVVSDLSWGMLKRAGMKKAIHPVRAHAERLPFRDGSFDRVMVVDALHHFCDAGEAVADLLRVLGPGGRILIEEPDLRLPVVKAVAVLEKMFLMRSRFETPERIRERIESHGMTAAIERGGGFRAWVWAEKP, from the coding sequence ATGCTCAACCATTTCGACTGGATCGCCTTCGCCTACGACCGGCTTCTGGGAAAGCCGGACATCAATCGGCTGAAACGGCTGCTTCGGCTGCCCGCGCCGGGATGGCTGCTGGATGCCGGGGGAGGGACGGGGCGCGTGGCATTTCACCTGCGGCCCTGGACAGGAGGGGTCGTGGTCAGCGACCTGTCCTGGGGAATGCTGAAGCGGGCCGGCATGAAAAAGGCGATCCATCCCGTGAGGGCCCATGCCGAACGCCTCCCCTTCCGGGACGGATCTTTCGACCGCGTCATGGTGGTTGATGCCCTGCACCATTTCTGTGATGCCGGGGAGGCGGTTGCCGACCTGCTCCGGGTTCTCGGACCCGGCGGCCGGATTCTCATCGAGGAGCCGGACCTGAGGCTGCCCGTCGTGAAGGCCGTGGCGGTTCTGGAAAAGATGTTCCTGATGAGGAGCCGCTTCGAGACACCGGAGAGGATCCGGGAGCGCATCGAGTCCCATGGCATGACGGCGGCCATCGAGCGGGGAGGGGGATTCAGGGCCTGGGTGTGGGCTGAAAAGCCGTAA
- the priA gene encoding primosomal protein N', producing the protein MSFVQVALNVPARQTFTYRVPEGMDPFAAVGKRVLVPLGRRRLTGYIVGILTAPDCDSVRDVLEILDEDPLFSREDFLFYAWVADYYLYPVGRALGEILPGSIPARDRTRVTLTRGFSPADTGTISPQEEQILQILRESPRGLSVQRLKEMVKIREIAKLLEEMEDQGWIRLSEGARGPAIRHRTERVLSLASGSLEGLSPRQEEAVRILRGLGAVPAAEFSRILPGSGTVLAGLKKKGIVLVEERPLVHLPGLIPLIEGPRIDLSLSPDQASALETVRSDLAGNSASVVLLHGVTGSGKTEVYLRAAAEVLERGGSVLFLVPEIALTPQLLNRVASFFDAGRIAVLHSGVSRADRYSQWRRIQRGDVDVVVGARSALFAPLKNLKLIIVDEEHDPSYKQDERLCYSARDMAVVRGKVAAATVILGSATPSIQTYFNAESGRYLRRTLPLRVEDRDLPTVEIVDMRVEGLRAGELPILSYTLQEALRDNLTTRGQTLLFLNRRGFHTHLFCASCGHVFACRNCSLSLISHARANVLRCHACDFTMPSPAACPACGSPGLVRHGLGTERVEGAVRTLFPQARVGRMDSDTTSRKGASADILRRLLRGEIDILVGTQMITKGHDIPGITLVGVVSADTSLHTADFRAAERTFQLLTQVSGRSGRGEKPGRVVIQTYNPGHYAVRHARSHDFEAFYREEIPQRQSLSYPPFSRLAQVRLSGLDPQRTRAEAGAAASFAYRFTAGQGLSGRVEILGPAEAPVARVRNRHRWQILLKGKDSRAVHAVAEALLARRFKGVELKIDVDPMDFL; encoded by the coding sequence ATGTCCTTTGTTCAGGTGGCACTCAACGTTCCGGCACGGCAGACGTTTACGTACCGGGTGCCGGAGGGAATGGACCCCTTCGCCGCCGTGGGCAAGCGCGTTCTGGTCCCCCTGGGCCGCAGAAGGCTGACGGGATACATCGTCGGGATCCTGACGGCACCTGATTGCGACTCCGTCCGGGATGTCCTTGAGATCCTTGATGAGGACCCTCTCTTCTCCCGGGAGGATTTCCTGTTCTATGCCTGGGTTGCCGATTATTACTTGTATCCCGTCGGAAGAGCACTGGGAGAGATTCTTCCCGGCAGCATTCCCGCGCGGGACCGCACCCGGGTGACCCTCACCCGCGGATTTTCCCCGGCAGATACCGGAACCATCTCCCCCCAGGAAGAGCAAATCCTGCAGATCCTCCGGGAATCTCCCCGTGGGCTGAGCGTACAGCGGCTGAAGGAGATGGTGAAGATCCGGGAGATTGCGAAGCTCCTGGAAGAGATGGAAGATCAAGGGTGGATCCGTCTCTCCGAGGGTGCCCGCGGGCCGGCCATCCGACATCGCACGGAACGGGTGTTGTCCCTGGCGTCGGGAAGCCTGGAAGGGCTGTCGCCGCGACAGGAGGAGGCCGTCCGGATTCTCCGGGGGCTCGGCGCCGTGCCTGCCGCCGAATTCTCCCGGATTCTCCCGGGAAGCGGGACCGTCCTCGCCGGCCTGAAAAAGAAGGGGATCGTCCTTGTCGAGGAGAGGCCGCTTGTCCACCTGCCTGGTCTGATTCCCCTTATCGAGGGGCCTCGGATCGATCTCTCGCTCAGCCCGGATCAGGCCTCCGCCCTGGAGACCGTGCGCTCGGACCTTGCCGGGAACTCAGCATCCGTTGTCCTGCTTCACGGGGTGACCGGCAGCGGAAAGACGGAAGTGTATCTCCGGGCCGCCGCCGAGGTGCTTGAGAGGGGGGGGAGCGTCCTTTTCCTGGTGCCGGAGATCGCCCTGACTCCACAGCTTTTGAACCGGGTGGCATCCTTCTTCGATGCGGGCCGGATCGCCGTTCTCCACAGCGGAGTCTCGCGGGCCGACCGTTATTCCCAATGGCGGCGCATCCAGCGGGGAGACGTGGACGTCGTCGTGGGTGCCCGCTCGGCCCTCTTTGCACCCCTGAAAAACCTGAAGCTCATCATCGTGGACGAGGAGCACGATCCCTCTTATAAGCAGGACGAGCGGTTGTGCTACTCCGCCCGGGACATGGCCGTCGTCCGGGGGAAGGTGGCCGCCGCCACGGTGATCCTGGGATCTGCGACTCCTTCCATCCAGACGTATTTCAATGCCGAATCGGGACGATACCTGCGCCGGACCCTGCCCCTCCGGGTGGAGGACCGGGATCTGCCAACCGTGGAGATTGTGGACATGAGGGTGGAAGGATTGAGGGCCGGCGAATTGCCGATTCTCTCCTATACACTTCAGGAAGCATTGCGGGACAACCTCACCACCCGGGGACAGACCCTCCTCTTCCTGAACAGGCGGGGTTTCCACACGCACCTGTTTTGTGCCTCCTGCGGCCACGTCTTTGCCTGCAGGAACTGCAGCCTTTCACTGATCTCGCATGCTCGGGCAAATGTTCTCCGCTGTCATGCCTGCGATTTCACCATGCCTTCGCCCGCCGCCTGTCCCGCCTGCGGCAGTCCCGGCCTCGTTCGCCACGGTCTTGGAACGGAGCGGGTCGAGGGGGCCGTCCGGACCCTGTTCCCGCAGGCGCGGGTGGGGCGCATGGACAGCGACACAACGTCACGGAAGGGCGCTTCCGCCGATATCCTGCGGCGGCTCCTGCGAGGAGAGATCGACATTCTCGTGGGAACCCAGATGATCACCAAGGGCCATGACATCCCGGGCATTACCCTCGTGGGGGTTGTCTCCGCCGATACGAGTCTGCACACGGCCGATTTCCGGGCCGCCGAGCGGACCTTTCAGCTCCTCACGCAGGTGTCCGGGCGCAGCGGCCGCGGAGAAAAGCCGGGCCGGGTGGTCATTCAGACCTACAACCCGGGACATTACGCGGTCCGGCATGCCCGCAGTCACGATTTTGAAGCCTTTTACCGCGAGGAGATCCCCCAGCGGCAATCCCTGTCCTATCCGCCTTTTTCCCGGCTGGCCCAGGTGAGGCTCTCGGGACTGGATCCGCAGAGGACCCGGGCGGAAGCCGGGGCGGCGGCCTCCTTTGCATACCGTTTCACGGCCGGACAGGGCCTGTCGGGAAGGGTTGAAATCCTGGGACCCGCGGAGGCTCCCGTAGCCCGGGTCAGGAACCGGCACCGTTGGCAGATCCTGCTGAAGGGGAAGGACAGCCGGGCCGTCCATGCCGTCGCGGAGGCGCTGCTGGCCCGTCGGTTCAAGGGTGTGGAATTGAAAATAGACGTGGATCCGATGGATTTCCTGTAA
- a CDS encoding PaaI family thioesterase, with translation MKTHEELAPVFRDALLVKMRTASPYWELLGLELTDVKKGWARVRLAFDRKLVHPLGIAHGGAVFSAADSAVAMALIGLVDRSETFTTIEMKLNYLKPFERGAITAEAVITHKGSRTALGEVDVRDDEGNLVAKGLATYMILDASWRTGMPER, from the coding sequence ATGAAGACCCATGAAGAGCTGGCTCCGGTATTCCGGGACGCCCTGCTCGTGAAAATGCGGACCGCCTCGCCGTACTGGGAACTCCTGGGCCTGGAACTGACGGACGTAAAAAAAGGATGGGCCCGGGTTCGACTCGCTTTCGACCGGAAGCTTGTCCACCCCCTGGGCATCGCCCACGGCGGGGCCGTCTTTTCTGCCGCGGACTCCGCGGTGGCCATGGCCCTCATCGGGCTGGTGGACCGCTCGGAGACATTCACCACCATTGAAATGAAACTGAACTACCTGAAGCCTTTCGAGCGGGGCGCCATCACGGCGGAGGCCGTCATCACCCACAAGGGCAGTCGGACGGCCCTGGGTGAGGTGGACGTCCGGGACGATGAGGGAAACCTCGTGGCGAAAGGCCTCGCCACGTACATGATTCTCGACGCCTCCTGGCGGACCGGGATGCCCGAACGGTAA
- a CDS encoding heavy metal translocating P-type ATPase has translation MESTTVSVGGMTCAACVRRVENALKEIPGVTDVSVNLATARATLVHEGAWAGVEAVREVVTDSGYEYLGVPDEDREDPITEAREREIRDLTVRFSVGIVLSVVIFLGSMQHWFPFLREIPHTPLRVVLFFLTVPVIFWVGERFLVGAWKAALQKTSDMNTLVAVGALSAFLYSTGATFFPGFFAAAGVAPHVYFDGAAFIVTLILLGRLLEARAKGRTSRAIQRLVGLKPKTARVLRGEEETDLPVEAVVPGDRIRVRPGEKIPVDGVVLSGASAVDESMLTGESLPVSKEEGAEVFAATLNRTGTFTFRATRVGRETVLAQIIRLVEAAQGSKAPVQRLADRVASIFVPVVFAIALVTFAVWMFFVPDPLFSLALLNFVSVLVIACPCALGLATPTAVMVGTGLGAENGILIKGGESLERAGRLTTVVFDKTGTLTKGEPEVTDIIPAPGFVREDVLQAAMSLEVGSEHPLAAAILARGKEEGLAPQPLEEFEALPGLGARAVLAGDRHLIGNLRLMEQEGIDLSGLREVGERLSGEGKTSVFLAAGGRAAGIIALADTPRETSGAAVVALKKMGLRVALITGDNRAAGEAAGRALGIDRVLAEVLPGDKAQEIRRLQEAGEVVAMVGDGINDAPALAAADIGIAIGTGTDVAVEASDLTLMRSDLTLVARSIGLSLATMRVIRQNLFWAFIYNVIGIPVAAGVLYPFFGVLLNPEFAAAAMAFSSVSVVTNSLRLRRVWKNR, from the coding sequence ATGGAATCGACGACCGTCTCGGTCGGCGGGATGACCTGCGCCGCCTGCGTCCGCCGGGTGGAAAACGCCCTGAAGGAGATCCCCGGCGTGACGGACGTCTCGGTGAACCTGGCCACCGCCCGGGCCACCCTTGTTCACGAGGGGGCCTGGGCAGGCGTGGAGGCCGTCCGGGAGGTCGTCACCGACAGCGGCTACGAGTACCTGGGCGTTCCCGACGAAGACCGGGAGGACCCCATCACGGAGGCCCGGGAGCGGGAGATCCGGGACCTGACGGTCCGCTTCTCCGTCGGGATCGTCCTGAGCGTTGTGATTTTTCTGGGGTCCATGCAGCACTGGTTCCCCTTTCTCAGGGAAATCCCCCATACTCCTCTTCGGGTGGTCCTGTTCTTCCTGACCGTTCCGGTGATCTTCTGGGTCGGGGAGCGGTTTCTGGTTGGCGCCTGGAAGGCCGCCCTCCAGAAGACCAGCGACATGAACACCCTGGTGGCCGTGGGGGCCCTTTCGGCGTTCCTCTATTCCACCGGAGCCACGTTCTTCCCCGGCTTTTTCGCCGCGGCCGGCGTGGCGCCGCACGTCTACTTCGACGGCGCCGCATTTATCGTGACCCTCATCCTCCTGGGACGGCTCCTGGAGGCAAGAGCCAAGGGAAGGACTTCCCGGGCGATTCAGCGCCTCGTGGGCCTGAAGCCGAAGACGGCCCGGGTCCTCCGGGGAGAGGAGGAAACGGACCTTCCCGTGGAGGCCGTCGTTCCCGGAGACCGAATCCGGGTGCGGCCGGGCGAGAAGATCCCCGTCGACGGTGTCGTGCTTTCGGGCGCCTCCGCCGTGGACGAATCGATGCTCACCGGTGAAAGCCTTCCCGTATCCAAGGAGGAGGGGGCGGAGGTCTTTGCCGCCACGCTGAACCGGACGGGAACCTTTACCTTCCGGGCGACCCGGGTGGGGAGGGAGACAGTCCTGGCCCAGATCATCCGGCTTGTGGAGGCTGCCCAGGGATCGAAGGCGCCGGTCCAGCGCCTGGCCGATCGGGTGGCATCGATTTTCGTTCCCGTCGTGTTCGCCATCGCCCTCGTCACCTTCGCCGTGTGGATGTTTTTCGTTCCGGACCCGCTCTTCAGCCTGGCCCTTCTGAACTTCGTATCCGTGCTCGTCATTGCCTGCCCCTGCGCCCTCGGCCTGGCCACCCCCACGGCGGTCATGGTCGGCACCGGCCTCGGTGCGGAGAACGGCATTCTCATCAAGGGCGGCGAGAGCCTGGAGCGGGCGGGCCGGCTGACGACGGTCGTCTTCGACAAGACGGGCACCCTGACGAAGGGGGAGCCGGAGGTGACGGACATCATTCCCGCTCCCGGCTTTGTCCGGGAGGACGTTCTGCAGGCGGCCATGTCCCTGGAGGTCGGATCGGAGCATCCCCTGGCGGCGGCGATCCTGGCCAGGGGAAAAGAGGAAGGACTGGCTCCACAGCCGCTGGAGGAATTTGAGGCCCTTCCCGGACTGGGCGCGCGGGCCGTGCTGGCAGGCGACCGGCATCTCATCGGGAACCTCCGCCTGATGGAGCAGGAGGGGATCGATCTCTCGGGGCTTCGGGAGGTCGGGGAACGGCTGTCCGGGGAGGGGAAGACCTCCGTCTTCCTGGCCGCCGGAGGCCGCGCCGCCGGAATCATCGCCCTGGCGGACACCCCCCGGGAGACGTCAGGGGCCGCCGTTGTCGCCCTGAAGAAAATGGGACTCCGGGTCGCCCTGATCACGGGGGACAACCGGGCGGCCGGGGAGGCGGCGGGACGCGCCCTCGGGATCGACCGTGTCCTGGCGGAAGTCCTGCCGGGAGACAAGGCACAGGAGATCCGGCGACTCCAGGAGGCGGGAGAGGTGGTGGCCATGGTGGGAGACGGGATAAACGACGCCCCGGCTCTGGCCGCGGCGGACATCGGCATCGCCATCGGTACGGGAACGGACGTGGCCGTCGAGGCGAGCGACCTGACCCTCATGCGGAGCGACCTGACCCTTGTAGCCCGGTCCATCGGCCTTTCCCTGGCGACAATGCGAGTCATCCGCCAGAACCTCTTCTGGGCCTTCATTTACAACGTCATCGGCATCCCCGTGGCGGCAGGCGTTCTCTATCCCTTTTTCGGAGTCCTCCTGAACCCGGAGTTCGCCGCCGCGGCCATGGCCTTCAGCTCCGTCTCCGTGGTCACCAACTCCCTGCGCCTCCGGCGGGTCTGGAAGAACCGGTAG
- the dksA gene encoding RNA polymerase-binding protein DksA, with product MSSLKPDKLLYFRNLLISKINELLNEAEKTVSEMTDGKENYPDPTDRASLEADRNFELRIRDRERKLIAKMQEAIKRIDDGTYGICEMCGNPISEKRLQARPVTTSCIDCKTKQERLEKLKGE from the coding sequence ATGTCTTCCCTGAAGCCGGATAAACTGTTATATTTCAGGAACTTGTTGATATCGAAAATCAACGAGCTTCTCAATGAAGCGGAAAAAACCGTTTCTGAAATGACCGACGGCAAGGAAAACTATCCAGATCCCACAGACCGGGCTTCCCTGGAAGCGGACCGGAATTTTGAGTTGCGAATCCGGGACCGGGAGCGGAAGCTCATCGCCAAGATGCAGGAAGCCATCAAGCGGATCGATGATGGCACGTACGGCATCTGCGAGATGTGTGGCAATCCCATCTCCGAAAAACGCCTCCAGGCCAGGCCGGTCACGACCTCCTGCATCGACTGCAAGACGAAGCAGGAACGTCTCGAAAAGCTCAAGGGCGAGTAG
- a CDS encoding heavy-metal-associated domain-containing protein — MKTIRIEGMSCQHCVMAVTKALSAVAGVGNVKVDLARGEATYEEKGAVDPEAIREAVRKAGYKAG; from the coding sequence ATGAAGACGATTCGCATTGAAGGGATGAGCTGCCAGCACTGTGTCATGGCCGTCACGAAGGCCTTGAGCGCCGTTGCGGGCGTCGGGAACGTGAAGGTCGATCTGGCGCGGGGAGAGGCGACCTACGAGGAAAAGGGAGCTGTCGATCCGGAGGCGATCCGCGAGGCCGTCCGGAAAGCGGGTTATAAAGCGGGGTAA
- a CDS encoding DUF933 domain-containing protein, whose amino-acid sequence MELGIIGLPQSGKSTLFEIMTGTNSRDAFGETCVRGQAVVPDDRFDHLVSIFHPAKVSPARAPFVDVHAAGEKAWQTVRQNLAGVDGLLHVVDGFTAVDVLEMVQRWRQLEDELILSDLMVVENRAERLRKIPRKALNPQELLQADLLPRLQEHLEGSQPLRELNLAPEEMVALRSFSFWTLRPELVVLNTAEGDTPPVEEFRTASGLKDPVIGICGRLEAEMLELPPDEQSDFLDALGLTEPAFTRVIRAAFEMLGRIQYFTVGEDEVKSWVIPAESRAPKAAAAIHKDFERGFIKAEVVGYEDFIACGGGLAAAKAAGRLRLEGKEYIVRDGDIVTFRFNV is encoded by the coding sequence ATGGAGCTTGGAATCATTGGGCTTCCCCAGAGCGGGAAGAGCACATTGTTTGAAATCATGACCGGTACGAACAGCCGGGACGCCTTCGGGGAGACCTGCGTCCGCGGACAGGCCGTCGTGCCGGACGACCGGTTCGACCACCTCGTGTCCATCTTTCATCCGGCCAAGGTTTCCCCGGCCCGGGCTCCCTTCGTGGACGTTCACGCCGCCGGTGAAAAGGCCTGGCAGACGGTCCGCCAGAACCTGGCCGGCGTCGACGGGCTTCTGCACGTGGTGGATGGGTTTACCGCCGTGGACGTTCTCGAAATGGTTCAGCGGTGGCGTCAGTTGGAAGACGAACTGATCCTCTCCGATCTGATGGTCGTGGAAAACCGGGCAGAGCGGCTCCGGAAAATCCCCCGCAAGGCCCTGAATCCACAGGAACTGCTCCAGGCGGACCTGCTGCCCCGGCTCCAGGAGCATCTCGAGGGAAGCCAGCCGCTCCGCGAGTTGAACCTCGCTCCCGAGGAAATGGTCGCCCTCCGCAGTTTTTCCTTCTGGACCCTGCGACCGGAGCTGGTTGTCTTGAACACGGCCGAAGGAGACACACCTCCGGTCGAAGAATTCCGAACGGCGTCCGGGTTGAAGGATCCTGTCATCGGCATCTGCGGTAGGCTGGAAGCGGAAATGCTGGAGCTTCCTCCGGATGAGCAGTCGGATTTTCTCGATGCGCTCGGCCTGACGGAGCCGGCGTTCACCCGTGTCATCCGGGCCGCTTTCGAGATGCTCGGCCGGATCCAGTACTTCACCGTCGGCGAGGACGAGGTGAAGTCTTGGGTGATTCCCGCGGAATCGAGGGCTCCCAAGGCGGCCGCCGCCATCCACAAGGACTTCGAGCGGGGCTTCATCAAGGCGGAGGTCGTCGGATACGAGGACTTCATCGCCTGCGGCGGGGGCCTTGCCGCCGCGAAGGCCGCCGGACGCCTGCGCCTGGAGGGAAAGGAATACATCGTCCGGGACGGGGATATCGTGACCTTCCGCTTCAACGTATAA